In Salvelinus sp. IW2-2015 linkage group LG8, ASM291031v2, whole genome shotgun sequence, the sequence TAATTAGATTTAAGTGCATGTTATTTGTatttaggtagcctagtggttagagcgttggactagtaaccaaaaggttgcaagatcgaatccctgagctgacaagataaaacatctgttgttctgcccctgaacaaggcagttaacccactattcctaggccgtcattgaaaataacaatttgttcttaactgacttgactagtaaaataaaataaataaaaaatggatccccattagctgcttactcttcctggggactggagaaattaaggcagttatacaattttaaaaacattgcaatatattcataacagatttcacaacacactaggtgtgtgccctcaggcccctactccacaccacatatctacaacacaaaatcaatgtgtacgtgtgtgtatgcatgtctgtgcctatgtttgtgttgcttcacagtccccactgttccataaggtgtatggTAATTCTTCAAGTTGCATTCTGGTATAAGCCACATCAGTATTTGCATATTAGTAGCCTAGATGATGATCCTGTTATCTCTTGCAGGTATTGTCGTAAACGGGGTTGGATGAAATCCACACTTATAATGTCTGTGCCTCAGACTTATGCTTCAAAAGGAAAGGTTATGCTGAAAGAGTACAATGGCAGACGCATTGAGACAGAGCACATCTTCAAGTGGATGACGGCACACGTAGCGTCCCGTATAAAAACCATCCGCATGTCTCAGCAGCTTGTTGAAGAGTGGCACCCCAGTGAGAAGCACCCAGTAAAGATGTTCCTATTTGCCAAGCTGGCACAACCTCCAGCCTTTTTTTCAGCACTCAGTGTCAAGTTCACAGGTCGGATTGAGTTCATCTTTGTAGATGTGCAGAGCTGGGACAATATAACCTCCTTGGAAGAGATAGGTGTGCAACAGTTGCCATCGTACATCCTGAAAATGCCGGAGGGCATCTACAGATATGGGAACAGCATTGGAGAGTTCATCTCCCTACAGGCCATGGACACTTTCCTCCGTTCGGTTCAGCCAGAGGTCAATGACCTGTTTGTGTTGAGTCTAGTGATGGTCAACCTCATGGCCTGGTTGGACCTGTTCATAACACAGGGCGCCACCATCAAGCGCTTCGTTGTTCTCATCAGTACGCTGGGGACCTACAACTCCTTGCTCATCATCTCCTGGCTGCCTATCCTGGGGTTCCTACAGTTGCCATATCTGGAGGGCTTCTACGACTACAGCCTCAAGCTGTTGCGTTACGCAGACACCACCACCATCGCCTCCTGGGTGAGGACCGACTGGACCTTCTACTCCTCCCACCCCGCCCTGTTCCTCAGCACCTACCTAGCACATGGGCTTCTCATCGACTACTTTGAGAAGAAGAGGAGATGCAACAATGAAGAAGAGAACCCCAATAACTTGGAGTGGCTGTCCAGCCTCTGGGATTGGTACACCAGCTACTTGGTCCATCCCATAACCTCCTTTCATAACTTCCCCAACGAGTCTGACTGGGAcgatgaccccaatttccttctGGAGAGGTTGGCCTTTCCCGATCTCTGGCTTCACCCGCTTATCCCCATTGACTACATCAACAACCTGCCCACCTGGAGGTTCAAGTGCACACATGTCTGTGGGCCAAACTCTGAAGAGAATAGCGGCAGAGATCTGGACAGCAACATACAAAACACTACAGGAGGACAGACCCAAGGCTTAAACAGTGAGCATGAAGAACATGGCTGTGGTAAAGAGAGAGATTGTGCCGCTGATTCATGGTGTCATTCTGAAAATGGAGGGGATGTACCATGCATGAAAAGGGAAGCACAAGAGCAACAAGCAGATTGGTCCCAATGGCCCAGTGACATGATACACTGcacagagtgtgttgtgtgtctggagAACTTTGAGACTGATTGCATCGTCATGGGACTGCCCTGTGCCCACGTGTTCCACCAGCAGTGCATTGTGGTCTGGCTGGCAGGTGGACAGCACTGTTGCCCGGTGTGCAGGGGGCCATCCTACAAGAGGAAGCCAGTTAGATCATCTGGTCTGGACCTACTGGAGCAGCAGGAATAGCAGAATGTTTCTGTCTGCCAACCTGTCTCCTGTCCTGCACTTAACTTATAGAAATACTTGATGTGTCCATCGTCAGTCCTTGGATCCTTGTAGTTGGTTTTCATTAAACATTTTGGTAGTGTAAACCAAACCTACACACAATAGGGTATATCCATTGCGAGGGGAAATGTATTTCTAATACTACTAGTCTCACTCAAAAATAATAGCTTAAATAATATATTAAATCTGGCTTTTGTTCAGATAGTAGATGATCAAAAATGCATTTAAACTATGTCATGAAGAGACCTTAATGCCCTATCTTGATGTTTTGCCCCACCCCAAAAAGTCATTTGGAGAAACAAAAGTTTCGGAACTGTTATGAACAAGGAAACGTATAGGAAACCAAGTAGGATACATTTTGTCCTCTCTTTGCACAATCTTGTCTATCAACATGGTCTACTTTATTCATGATCAGGATCAATCTGATGTGGAGTTGCTCTACTACCTAAGAATTCTATATATGGGCCTTGAAGCCAATCATTCCCAGATGTATTTAGAAAGTTATATTTCAGGCATGTGATTTGGTTTTTAAGGTTAATTGTATCAGTGCATTCTCTTACCCTGCAGCACGAAAACGTTTTTTGTTCATAATGGAATGACCCTTGAAGCGATGTGCTATGCAGCTCTGCTGACTCAGTTTTCATGTATTGTTGGAGCATGTCAATGCCTCTTGTCTGTGTTTTTTAACGGATTAACATCATGTAGGTAGGGGATCCCAACAAGTCTATTCACTTGTTCTTGTCATCTGTGTTCGAGTTTGAAAAGAGAATTGGAAGTGTTGACATGTAACATGTTACTCATTAAAATAAACTAAAAATGTTCATCTGGAATTTCTTGTCGGTTGGTATTTGCTGGATTTCCCATTCCTGAACCCAGAAACCAGGTACCGGTTGTACAGGTTTCTAAGTAACTACAGTTATCTCCCTGCAAACATTTGTTAAGACCACACATTTGCCATTTCGGCTCAGCCTATGACAAAATGTTCCTTGGTAAACGGACGTCCAACTCTGACGTCGCCCCATTGAAGTAAAATGGTTAGGTTTTACGGTAGGGATGTCCTTAGGATACCGGACAGCACTAACCATGACAAAATAACTGAAgattatctattatattgacaagatagttgaATGACCGCTCAAACAATGGAAATGCATGTCCTTGATTATTGAATGCAGGTGAGATCAGGTTTGACACGAGtgttgcagcggtctaaggcactgcattacagtgctagaggcgtcactacataccctggttcgatcccgggctgtatcacaacccggccgtgatcgggagtcccatagggcggcgcacaattggcccagcgtcgtcctggttagggtttggccggtgtatgctgtcattgtaaataagaatttgttaactgacttgcctagttaaataaaacattcaaaaaaCTATGAGTGGCTAAACACGTTACGCTGCAGTAAAATTCTGTACATGAGAGATTAATGAGTGGGCAGATGCGCGTGTGAACAACAGCTACAACTAAGTCGTTTTTCCCCAAAGctgccggtgttgtgccgaaaatctccctaAGAATGCCTTATGCCTTATgtctagtaatgtctgcagttttcggtttggctatttgtttcaaatgtattagtctataaataaatctctttgctaAAATTCATCATCTCTCTCATGTCTTATTTGACTAGTagctgaaatgtttattgcttgcctacatcttactccctctatgtttaatataacacacattgattcatttcggttgcctatcctgacgtgaagtttgttctatagaaagtatttgactagtgataaaattaaggaaattagaaggggggagggagattTCGGCAYGSKKYWWWWRMMSCRTGCCGAaatctccctccccccttctaatttccttaattttatcactagtcaaatactttctatagaacaaacttcacgtcaggataggcaaccgaaatgaacaattaatgtatgtgtgttatattaaacctataggagggagtaaaatgtggTCAAACAATACacttcagaacaactactagtcgaataagataTGGGAGAGATGACGCATTTTGGATAagatatttatttatagactaatacgcTTGaaacaaaccgaaaactgcagacattactagtgtctcccccgcgatcaaaccgacataaaaaaaatcaaatggaacgcagcctaacgtgatcatTGACAGCTGCCTTGAAGGAAGAACCACATCAATATTTATGCATCATATTTTTGGTTACCATTGGAACaaatatttcacattttttaattgatttgatttattgcaaATGCATATAAACAATGTATGACGCGTTCATAATGAGCCCTTCCCCACATAAATCTATGGTGTTGCAGAAGCTATCAACatttcgggctcccgagtggtgcagcggtctaaggcactacatcgcagcGCTAGAGGTGTCacgacagaccctggttcgatcgtgatcggaagtcccatagggcggagcaccaTTGACCCAACGCGGttggggtttggccggggtaggctatTATTGTAAAATAATAAGAATTCGCAAGTCacgtagttaaataaagtttaatataaataaaaacatcccTATCACACCTGAAAAACAAAACTAGTGACATTGCAACAAATTATCTTTGGCAGAGGAATGTCGCGTTCAAAAagactgggaactcggaaatctcttaaattccgacttcagtgcgttcaagaaatctgggaactcggaaaaaacgagctccgaaaCTCTGGCATATTTCTAGACTtaccgacctgaagatcactgacgtcatgaggttttttttcttctccgaATTCGAAGTTGTCTTGAATGCAGCATTACTCCGCCAAAATGTCCTGTTGAGATAAGCAATTTCGTTCTAAGGAGGCATATGAGTGGCGAATGACAtacttatttgatcgaatataatTTTCGTACTGTGTAGGCTGTTACAAGTGTACTGATATAACTGAATGCACGTGGCATTCATAAAGGTATAAACGAAAGAGCTATGAACCCGTGACGTAATGCTTATTTTCGCAGTTGGGCGTACCCGTGAAGAAtaatagaggcctctagtggccaaaaggccatTTTAGCATGAGCaacgccattgagggcttccaaaCAAGCTTCCGCCATTTTACAGGagtcaaagtagtcaactgggtggagattcctatgggttgtaAAACCGCAATTGCGGCCCATGCTGTCACGTAGGCCATAATGACACAGATATAAAAATTTGgcttctatctatctctatgggcgTACCCGTTGCGCATGCGCAACCCTTCGGCTGTGTGTCACCCTCGGTGAAAAAGTGTTTGGAAGTATCTCGTGTGTTTTAATGCTTGAGTTTGACAGTTTTTGTCATGCTTTGCTGAATTGAAACAGTTTGTCATAAATAACGAAGAAAGGGAGTACCGACAACAATGCTGCGTGTCTGCTTGAAAGGGGCAAATTCTGCAGCGCGGGTAAGTATCACTGTGTTCTAAATggaatatctagctagctagcatgctagccgaGCGGTCATTCAGTGACCCAGAGACCGGGCCTACACCACTGTGCTTGTTGTTGGGAGAAATAAACAGTTTACGTCTTCAGACATGTTTTACAACCTCTCATCACAACATATAGTGTACGGAAAGGTGGGAATTCAATGTCATAACATAAAGTTTCATGTTAAATGCCTTCATTGAAAGAAAGCTGCGCTAAACTTAGGCTACTGAAC encodes:
- the rnf103 gene encoding E3 ubiquitin-protein ligase RNF103, yielding MWLKLFFLLLYFLVLFVLARFFEAVVWYETGLFATQLVDPVTLSFNKLKTILECRGLGYSGLAEKRDVRELVEKSGDLMQGELYSAIKNEKEQAESQSESSTTFSGEMHFYELVEDTKDGIWLVQVIAQDRDALLSKANWGKMVQKVSQFGIRTGTFNCSSDSRYCRKRGWMKSTLIMSVPQTYASKGKVMLKEYNGRRIETEHIFKWMTAHVASRIKTIRMSQQLVEEWHPSEKHPVKMFLFAKLAQPPAFFSALSVKFTGRIEFIFVDVQSWDNITSLEEIGVQQLPSYILKMPEGIYRYGNSIGEFISLQAMDTFLRSVQPEVNDLFVLSLVMVNLMAWLDLFITQGATIKRFVVLISTLGTYNSLLIISWLPILGFLQLPYLEGFYDYSLKLLRYADTTTIASWVRTDWTFYSSHPALFLSTYLAHGLLIDYFEKKRRCNNEEENPNNLEWLSSLWDWYTSYLVHPITSFHNFPNESDWDDDPNFLLERLAFPDLWLHPLIPIDYINNLPTWRFKCTHVCGPNSEENSGRDLDSNIQNTTGGQTQGLNSEHEEHGCGKERDCAADSWCHSENGGDVPCMKREAQEQQADWSQWPSDMIHCTECVVCLENFETDCIVMGLPCAHVFHQQCIVVWLAGGQHCCPVCRGPSYKRKPVRSSGLDLLEQQE